Genomic DNA from Prevotella intermedia ATCC 25611 = DSM 20706:
GTCTCATTCTCTTCGTAACGGGTATGCAGAACATTCGCGACGTTATTCCATTTGCACGCACACCAAAGAACGCAGAGTTCTAATCAAAGGTTAGAGAAGGTCTGATTAGGAATTGAAAAGCTCTAATCGGGATTAGCAAACAAAAGGAAACAACAGATAAATTTCAGCCTGCAAGAAATCTTTTCTTGCAGGCTGTCTATTTCTATGCCATAATCTGACATCTTATGAACTTCTATATAGCCAATGCGGGGCAGCAAATTATTCTTGCTGCCCCGCATCTTTCGCATTCTTTCTGTCTTTTACTTCACCAATACTACACGGAAGCCAGCATCGTCCAAGCGGCTGCTGGGTTCGATGCCACCACGATAAGCACTGCGGCACTGCATAGCACGAGTGGTCCAACTGCCACCACGCAATATGCGATATGTACCGTTATCGGGACCTTTCGGGTCGGTAACGACTTCGTCTGCTGCACTATATTCAGCGTACCAATCGGAACACCATTCTTGTATGTTGCCATGCATATCACAGAGCCCCCAAGCGTTGGGCTTACCTAACGTTCCAACAGGCACAGTTTTCTTACGATAAGTTCCTTTCTCATTATTGTTGTAAGGATAATTGCCATCGTAGTTGGCTTCGTCTGTTGTCAGGTTGTCGCCAGTATTAAACGGAGTAGTTGTTCCTGCCTTGCAGGCATATTCCCATTCGGCTTCGGTCGGTAAGCGGCAGCCAATCCATTCGCAAAAGGCTACGGCATCGTCCCAACTTACGTCGATAACAGGGCGGTTCTCGCGTCCCCAAGTGTAATCGTCAGGCTTTTGGCGACCTGTCGCCTCGCAGAACTTATCATACTGTTTGAAAGTAATGGGGTATTTGCTCATATAAAAATCCTTGCTCAGCTCAACCCTATGCTGTATTTCGCCAGATTCGCGTTGCGGTTCTTCCAGAGGACTACCCATTAGGAAAGAGCCTGCTGGTATTTTCACAAATTCAATGCCCAATTCTTTTGGGTCTGGAGTTCCCGAGTTGCCTTTGAAAAACGTTACCTCTTTAACCTTTTCTACGGCGATTGTGTCGAACGTGTTGTCGGTGTGCGCTACAACCATTTTCCATTCCTGAGCGCAAACATTTGCAACGAGAGCAAAAGCAGCCATCGTGCAGAGTAAGAGTCTCTTTTTCATAATTCAGATGTTTTAAGAACCCAGTGGCGGAATTAAATCAGTATGTATTCAATTCTACTGATGGGTTTGTTGTTAATATTATTGGGATTTAGATTTAGTTATTAGTTCTTCAACCACTTAAAGGAACGTTTCCCTACGTTGATGATATAAATTCCAGCTGGTTGCTCGCGCATATCAAGCTGCGCACAGCCTTCTTTGTCTGTTACGACGGTAGCTACTCGGTGTCCTTCGCTCGTAAAGACTGTAATTCGACAGCCTGCCGGATAGTTTCTAAAGATAACAAGACTTTGCGAGAAGTTGGTTTGCCCCTGCTGCACGCCCTGTTCTTTTATCTGACCAATTCCCGTTGGTTCACGCTCTTCGAAGTGATAATCCTTGAGGTCTTCCAACGCGAAATTCAATTGCTGGTCGTGATAAACAACCGCCAAACTGTCGGCAAAATACGATAACTTGGGCTTTTCTCCCAAAAAGAAGATACTTTCGCCCCCTGCCTGCAACTTAACGACAAGACAAAGCGACTTTTCATACTCGTCCTGCGACTTATTTTGAGCAACTGACGCATTGACTACGCTTAGCGCACCGCTCCACAAGCCGAGCACTAAAGTAAATAAGAGTTTTGTTTTAACTTTCATGTAACTAAAGATTTATAATAATACAATAAGTTTGATATTAGTAGTTGATTGCTTCTTTCTATTTACAAATATATACATTATAGTTCTAACAAACAAGCAAACTCTTCTGATTTTATTGTTTTTAACACTCCTTTCTTCTTCAAGCCAGTACGGTAAAACATCTTCCTCATAGAGCGTCAGCCGTCATAAAAGGTGCTATGCGACTGCATTTCTACAAGAGGTCATTATCCATTCCTATAATACTTATAATATTGGACACGTTTGTCCAATAAGTTGGATTCATTTGTCCAACTAATTAGACTCGTCTGTCCAATAGATTGGACAAGTGTGTCCAATTAACTATACTCGTTTGTCCAATTAGTTACACGCATTTGTATTATACAGCCTATTAAAGTTTCCAAAAGCTCAATATGTATCTTTTTGTCGGAAAAATCATCATTTTTAGCTATTGCAGTATTATAAGAATTGTTGTATCTTTGCACCCAACTAAAATTAAAACGTAAAAACAGGGTGTCCTATTCTACAACGAGTGACTTCCTGATTAGCTAAAAAAATATTATATCAATTCATTAAAATTATGGAATACATTATTATTACATTCATTTTTTTCTTTGCTTTGCGATTAGTTTCCCTTTCGTTTTCTATTCGTAACGAAAAACTCCTGCAAAAAAAGGGAGCAAAACAATATGGTAAATTCAACTCGCTTCTGCTGACATTGGCACATATAGCCTATTATTTTGGCGCACTCTACGAAGCGCATACAAAAGGAACCGATTTCAATACTGTTTCGATTACAGGAGTAAGCATCATGGCATTTGCCTATGGAATGCTGTTCTATGTCATCTATAAATTGAGAGACGTATGGACGGTAAAACTTTATATTGTTCCCAACCAACGCATCGAGCGGAGCTTCCTGTTCAGGACAGTACGCCACCCCAACTACTTTTTGAACATCATGCCTGAACTTGTCGGCGTGGCACTACTCTGCAACGCATGGATAACCCTTTGTATAGGATTTCCATTGTATTTGTGCCTGCTCATTGTTCGCATCAGACAAGAGGAAGATGCGATGAAAGAACTTTGGAGCACAGCAGATTAGAGAATTACCCTCAAATTCTTTTCGTAGAAACAATACCTTAACTTATAACAGAACTCCCCTTGCAAGCTGAATAAAACTTGCAAGGGGAGTATTTCGTTAAATCAGAAAAATATAAATCAACTCTGCGTCTTCGTTCTAAACACTTCATCGGGTGAGGCTAAGCTTCAGGCTGACACCGAAGTCGTGGGTCGTTGTAGGATAGCTGCTCGAAGAAAGCAACGGCGTATTGATTTGAATGTCGTAATAAATGCTTGCCGTGATAAGGCGGCTCAACGTGTAATCACCAACGAAGGAAGCCTTGAAAGCAGTGTTTCCACTTGATGCAGCTGATGTAATCGTTGCAATGTCGCGGGTGATAGAGGCTTGTTTGCGATAGCTTAAATCGAGGCGAAGGTTCAGGTCGCGGTTGATACCGCCGCTGTTCTTGCTGCTCACGCTCTGCGTGTTGCTATTCTGTTGGTCTTGCTGATTGCCTTTCTTCTTCGTGTTCTTGACCAATCGTGAGTTGCGACCGCCAAACAAATTCACGTTATTGATGCGATAGCCGAAGCCGACAACCCAGTCTTTCGACATTGCTTCGTTTACCTGAACACTCGTCATAGAGAGCGACAGAACACGCGTCTGGCGATATTCCAAACGAGCCGTAAGATTGTTCTGCAAGGTAACATCAATACCGAGCAACGGCGAGAACGCCTCGTTTATGCTCACTTGCGAAATGTTATACATCGAACTTGGTATGGGTGCGCCCGATGTAGCATCTTTCACAAATCCCAAACCGTTCATATATTCCTGCCACGTGCTGAAACTTTGATAAGAGCCAATGGCAAAAATGCTCTTGTAAGAGTGGTTGATATTGACGCTCTTGAAGATATTCTGGAAGAACGGCAAGCGTGAAAGTCCGCTGTAACGAATGGTCCAGTTAGGCAGCAAGCTCTTCAGTTTAGGGAAAATGTTCAGTCCGTTGCCGCTCATACTTGTATAAGAGTTCAGGAAAGCGGGTATCATTACATCGGAACTATACTTATTTACCGTTCCCACACGTGGGTCGAACTTGCCTCCACCCATTGACATCGGATAGTTGGCACCGATGTAACGAGCCTCTACACGGCTGCGATAATCATCGAGCGACTTGGCAAACTTCTCGAAAGTAGCACTGTGATAGCCGTTGTTGGCATTGCCCTGACTCTCGAAAGCCGTACCGATTGAGATTGTTGTCATCGTCAGCGTACCGCTTTGCGTGGTAGGATTGCCTGCATACATATATTGCACACTCTTTGAAACCGTTTCCATACGGCTTGCGTTGAGGTCTATCTTCAAGTCGCGGATAGGCTCGAGCGTTGCACGAAGCTGCAAGTCTTCCGTCTTGTTTGTCGATGCGGGCGTGGCAATACTGTCTGAAACAAGTAGCCAACCTCTCTCTCTTGCACGTTCGATATAGCTGTCGTCGATAGCACCAAAAGCAAAAT
This window encodes:
- a CDS encoding formylglycine-generating enzyme family protein; translated protein: MKKRLLLCTMAAFALVANVCAQEWKMVVAHTDNTFDTIAVEKVKEVTFFKGNSGTPDPKELGIEFVKIPAGSFLMGSPLEEPQRESGEIQHRVELSKDFYMSKYPITFKQYDKFCEATGRQKPDDYTWGRENRPVIDVSWDDAVAFCEWIGCRLPTEAEWEYACKAGTTTPFNTGDNLTTDEANYDGNYPYNNNEKGTYRKKTVPVGTLGKPNAWGLCDMHGNIQEWCSDWYAEYSAADEVVTDPKGPDNGTYRILRGGSWTTRAMQCRSAYRGGIEPSSRLDDAGFRVVLVK
- a CDS encoding isoprenylcysteine carboxyl methyltransferase family protein, which codes for MEYIIITFIFFFALRLVSLSFSIRNEKLLQKKGAKQYGKFNSLLLTLAHIAYYFGALYEAHTKGTDFNTVSITGVSIMAFAYGMLFYVIYKLRDVWTVKLYIVPNQRIERSFLFRTVRHPNYFLNIMPELVGVALLCNAWITLCIGFPLYLCLLIVRIRQEEDAMKELWSTAD